A stretch of DNA from Pseudonocardia hierapolitana:
GAAACGGATTGTGCGTTGTCGGAATCCGTTCCGCAACCGGCGGCGAGAAGCACGGCGACCGACGCCGCGACGATACGCAACCGAGGCATGGGAGGACGCTACCCGGGAGGCCACCCGGATTATGACTTGATCACACAATGGTGTTGTTCCAGCACACGGACGGTCCGGGTAATGCGAGAGTGATCACCTTCCACCGTGTCGAAGGAGTTCCGATGGACCGCCCGGTGTCCGCGCCCCACCGGTACCTGGTGCCGGGCGCGATCGCGTTGATCGTCGCCGGCATGTTGGTTCTGGTCGTGGCGTGGCTGCAGCCGGACGTCACCGTGACCGGCGTGGCCGACGGCGGATCCTTCACCCCCGCAGCCCTTCGTGACGTCCAGATCACCGCGCTCGCCGACCCGTCGCAGGTCGAGGTGCTGCTCGACGGTGCCCCGGCACCCGTGCGCCGTGACGGGGTGCGCTTCGTCCTCGACGCGTCGGCGCTCCCCGAGGGCGAGCACACCCTGCAGGTCCATTCCCCGGACGCGGCGATGCCGCTGCCCGGCACCGGCACGACGATCGACTTCACCGTCGACGCCACCCCGCCCGCCCTGTTCGTCGACCCGGTCCCCCCGACGGCGCTCGACGCGTCCGCGGAGGTCAAGGGCCGGGTCGAGGGCGCTGACGAGCTACTCGTCAACGGCGCGCCGTTCGAGCTGGACGACGACGGCGCCTTCACCGTCACGGAGTCGGCCGGTGCCGCCGACGTCGACCTGCTCGCGCGCGACGAGGCCGGCAACACGGTCGCGCAGAAGGTGCCGATCCCGGTGCAGCACCCGGGCATGCGCGCGGTGCACATGACCGCGCAGGCGTGGAGCGCGCCGTCGCTGCGAGAGCCCGTGCTGCAGCTGGCGAAGGACGGCGCCATCGACACGATCCAGCTGGACATCAAGGACGAGAGCGGCGAGGTGGGCTACGCCTCCCAGGTGCCGCTGGCCGTCGAGATCGGCGCGAGCAAGGGCTACTACGACGCGCGCGCGGTGCTGGACCAGATGCACGCGGCGGGGATTCGCGTCGTCGGGCGGATCGTGGCGTTCCGCGACCCCGTGCTCGGGGCGGCATCGTGGCGCGACGGCCACCACGAACGGCTGGTGCAGAACGCGAACGGCACCCCCTATACGAGTGGTTACGGTCAGTACTCGTTCACGAACTTCGCCAATCCCGAGGTGCGCTCCTACAATGTGGCGCTGGCCGAGGAGGCGGCCGGGCTCGGGTTCGACGAGATCCTCTACGACTACGTGCGGCGCCCGGACGGCCCGATTTCCGGAATGCATTTCGAGGGCCTCACGACGACCCCCGAGCAGTCGATCGCCGACTTTCTCGCGGAGACCCGACCGGCGGTGCGCAAGCACGGCGCGCTGCTCGGCGCGTCGGTTTTCGGGATAGCGGCGACCCGCCCCACCCAGATCGCACAGGACATCGTCTTGATGGCGCCGTACACCGACTACGTGGCGCCGATGGTGTACCCGTCGCACTGGGGTCGCGGGGAGTACGGCGTGATGAGCCCCGAGTCGTCGCCCTACGACATCACCGCGCGCTCGCTCGCCGACTTCGTGAAGCTCACGCAGGGCACTCCCACCTCGGTGATCCCGTGGCTGCAGGCGTTCACGCTCCGGGTGCCCTACGGTGCGGCCGAGGTGCGCGCGCAGATCGATGCCACCGAGGCCAACGGCATCCGCTCGTTCATCCTCTGGGACCCGAACTGCCGCTACACGCAGGCCGCCGCGTTGCGGCCCGCGTCGCAGTGAGCGCTCGGCGTGCCGAGGCCGTACCGACCCGTCAGTCGCCCTTCACGTTCAGGACCTGCCGCAGCGTGTGGTCCACCGTGACCAGGTCCTTCGCGTCCTCCATCACGACGTCGATGGACTTGTAGGCCTCCGGGA
This window harbors:
- a CDS encoding putative glycoside hydrolase, translated to MDRPVSAPHRYLVPGAIALIVAGMLVLVVAWLQPDVTVTGVADGGSFTPAALRDVQITALADPSQVEVLLDGAPAPVRRDGVRFVLDASALPEGEHTLQVHSPDAAMPLPGTGTTIDFTVDATPPALFVDPVPPTALDASAEVKGRVEGADELLVNGAPFELDDDGAFTVTESAGAADVDLLARDEAGNTVAQKVPIPVQHPGMRAVHMTAQAWSAPSLREPVLQLAKDGAIDTIQLDIKDESGEVGYASQVPLAVEIGASKGYYDARAVLDQMHAAGIRVVGRIVAFRDPVLGAASWRDGHHERLVQNANGTPYTSGYGQYSFTNFANPEVRSYNVALAEEAAGLGFDEILYDYVRRPDGPISGMHFEGLTTTPEQSIADFLAETRPAVRKHGALLGASVFGIAATRPTQIAQDIVLMAPYTDYVAPMVYPSHWGRGEYGVMSPESSPYDITARSLADFVKLTQGTPTSVIPWLQAFTLRVPYGAAEVRAQIDATEANGIRSFILWDPNCRYTQAAALRPASQ